The following are from one region of the Mangifera indica cultivar Alphonso chromosome 14, CATAS_Mindica_2.1, whole genome shotgun sequence genome:
- the LOC123195542 gene encoding probable zinc transporter protein DDB_G0282067, whose protein sequence is MADHTHERHNRPYRLSVPPRPAAAAFNTTAITPTARYPPFSLPSSTPAATPSKHRSLSFTSKSSNKSSLSFLFLILFSLRSLYSLLPFLRSSPSFSLFPFTFLVSLLSFLLSLSFSIFSSPSSKQYRFSLSLKQNQSLLSLSLISPAENKFLFTKSFILALVFLLRFQALRYCGTAAMILAELSGKFIGRFLAEVRKNQSLNALSKFSTLRGFLCLFLGLFLLSSSWDRVECFPFPSSLRVSSVIYGENCVRVWPMLLPFLAGFLGCYERVSMNWGTIRQLNRKQVRLISLFYTTILLFIPAAVSWIVFEKDGEDVSIANLAWPLANTVVFGVLLSENYSEEKLVSSTDFQREFLVTSVCTVVLELFYYPELSLFGLVMCLLLLYVSIRELDCFHLNDLQLGLESSESFSSLIMKPIHHILSERKSRKIALFLLINTGYMVLEFVAGFMSNSLGLISDACHMLFDCAALAIGLYASYISRLPANNQFNYGRGRFEVLSGYVNAVFLVLVGALIVLESLERILDPQEISTDSLLIVSIGGLVVNVIGLIFFHEEHHHAHGGSCSHSHSHSQSQSHSHQDHQHSHDHEGHGKHQDCISISHGIPEKCCSVSDDHHGNFHATYHQEATYKQDLPHGRAHEDLFHQHNHQNHAHGHDHHDHSHRHDHNNHSHGHDHHDHSHGHEHHDHSHICDHHDHSHGHDHHDHSHGHDHHDHSHGHDHHDHSHGHDHHDLSHGLDYHDHHDHQSLLHISSRSLQSHSNEEPQKHRHKHIDHNMEGIFLHVLADTMGSVGVVISTLLIKYKGWLVADPACSIFISVLIISSVIPLLRNSAELLLQRVPRAHEQDLKEALNNVMKLKGVCGIQNLHVWSLTNTDVVGTFHLHVSKETDKASIKAQVSHILHDAGIKDLTLQVECLK, encoded by the coding sequence ATGGCCGATCACACCCACGAACGCCACAACCGTCCCTATCGTCTTTCTGTCCCTCCGCGCCCCGCCGCCGCCGCCTTCAACACCACAGCCATCACACCCACCGCTCGGTACCCTCCATTTTCGCTCCCTTCGTCCACCCCAGCAGCAACCCCGTCGAAACACCGGTCCCTTTCGTTTACCTCCAAATCCTCCAACAAATCTTCactttcctttctctttctcattctGTTTTCTCTTCGGTCTCTCTACTCTCTCCTCCCTTTTCTTCGCTCTTCCCCTTCATTCTCTCTTTTCCCTTTCACTTTCCTCgtctctcttctctccttcCTTCTCTCGCTTTCTTTCTCAATATTCTCTTCTCCCTCCTCAAAACAGTACCGTTTCAGTCTttctttaaaacaaaatcaatcccTTTTATCTTTGTCGCTAATCTCGCCCGCTGAGAATAAATTTCTGTTTACCAAATCATTTATTTTGGCGCTTGTGTTTCTGCTCAGATTTCAGGCTCTTAGATACTGTGGCACAGCGGCAATGATCTTGGCTGAATTGTCTGGTAAGTTTATCGGACGGTTTCTAGCTGAGGTTAGGAAAAATCAGAGTTTGAATGCTTTGAGTAAGTTCTCTACATTGCGCgggtttttgtgtttgtttcttGGGCTATTTTTGTTATCAAGTAGTTGGGATCGGGTTGAATGTTTCCCGTTTCCAAGTTCTTTAAGGGTTTCATCTGTGATTTACGGAGAGAATTGTGTCAGAGTTTGGCCAATGTTGTTGCCGTTTTTAGCTGGGTTTTTAGGGTGCTATGAGAGAGTTTCAATGAATTGGGGAACAATTAGGCAACTGAATCGTAAACAGGTTAGGTTAATTTCATTGTTCTACACAACAATTTTGCTTTTTATTCCTGCGGCTGTGAGTTGGATTGTTTTTGAGAAGGATGGTGAAGATGTTTCCATTGCAAATTTAGCTTGGCCGTTGGCCAATACTGTTGTGTTTGGAGTGCTTTTGAGTGAGAATTATAGTGAGGAGAAGCTAGTGAGTTCTACGGATTTTCAAAGAGAGTTTCTGGTTACCTCTGTTTGTACTGTTGTATTGGAGTTGTTTTATTATCCTGAGCTCTCGCTTTTTGGATTGGTGATGTGTCTATTGTTATTGTATGTTTCTATTAGAGAATTGGACTGTTTTCATTTAAATGATCTTCAATTGGGGCTTGAATCTTCAGAGTCATTTAGTTCATTGATTATGAAGCCTATCCACCACATTTTGAGTGAGAGGAAATCTCGTAAGATTGCACTTTTCCTTTTGATTAATACTGGTTACATGGTTCTTGAATTTGTTGCTGGGTTCATGAGTAACAGTCTTGGATTGATATCAGATGCATGTCATATGCTGTTTGATTGTGCTGCATTGGCAATTGGGTTATATGCTTCATATATATCGCGTTTGCCTGCAAATAATCAGTTTAATTATGGCCGGGGGAGATTTGAAGTTCTGTCAGGATATGTTAATGCTGTCTTCCTTGTTTTGGTTGGGGCATTAATTGTCTTAGAGTCATTAGAGAGGATATTGGATCCTCAGGAGATATCAACTGATAGTTTGTTGATTGTTTCAATTGGAGGGCTTGTTGTGAATGTAATCGGTTTGATTTTCTTTCATGAGGAGCACCATCATGCTCATGGTGGCTCATGCTCACATTCTCATTCCCATTCCCAATCCCAATCCCACTCTCATCAGGATCACCAACATTCACATGACCATGAAGGTCATGGCAAGCATCAGGACTGTATATCTATCTCCCATGGAATTCCTGAAAAATGTTGTTCTGTCAGTGATGATCATCATGGCAACTTTCATGCCACTTACCATCAAGAGGCTACTTATAAGCAGGATCTGCCTCATGGACGTGCACATGAAGACCtttttcatcaacataatcacCAAAATCATGCTCATGGACATGATCACCACGACCATTCTCACAGACATGACCACAACAACCATTCTCACGGACATGACCACCATGACCATTCTCATGGACATGAACACCACGATCATTCACATATATGTGACCACCATGATCATTCTCATGGACATGATCACCATGACCATTCTCACGGACATGATCACCATGACCATTCTCACGGACATGATCACCATGACCATTCTCACGGACATGACCACCATGACCTTTCTCATGGACTTGACTACCATGACCACCATGACCATCAAAGCTTGCTCCATATATCTTCAAGAAGTCTGCAGAGTCACTCTAATGAGGAACCACAAAAGCATCGCCACAAACACATTGACCACAATATGGAAGGAATCTTCTTGCATGTCCTGGCAGACACCATGGGAAGTGTTGGAGTTGTTATATCAACTCTTTTAATCAAGTACAAGGGATGGCTAGTTGCTGACCCTGCCTGCTCAATATTTATATCTGTCTTGATTATATCCTCAGTTATCCCCTTGCTCAGAAACTCTGCAGAACTTTTGCTTCAGAGAGTTCCTAGGGCTCATGAGCAGGATTTGAAAGAAGCTCTAAATAATGTTATGAAGTTAAAGGGGGTATGTGGCATTCAGAACCTGCATGTATGGAGCTTAACAAACACGGATGTGGTTGGGACATTTCATCTTCATGTCTCAAAGGAAACTGACAAGGCTTCTATAAAGGCACAAGTGTCTCACATATTGCATGATGCTGGAATCAAGGACTTGACTTTGCAGGTGGAATGTCTCAAGTAA